CGAGCACGGTGCCCGGCCCGAGCAGCAGCACGATGGACAGCAGCAGCGCGTCGCCGCGCAGGCCGCCCGGCCCGGACAGCCCCGCCACGACCGTCACGAAGGCGATGGTCATGAGCGGAAACAGTCGCCGCAACGGGTCGTGCAGCCGGATGGGGAGCAGGAAATGCAGGGCGGCCGTCAGCAGCGAGAGAACCACGAGACCCCCGATCACCCGCTGCGAGGCCGGGGTCGCGCCGACCGCCCCGACCAGCAGGGACGCCGCGACCATCGGCAGCGCCACCCGGAAGTACAGCCGCCCGATCCGCTCGGGCAGACTGTGCCGGGCGTCGGCCTGCGGGTCCGGGAGCCGGCCGCCGGACGTCATGGCCGACCCCGGCGCGCGTCAGGGCCGCGTCCGGCGGCGCGTGGGCGCGGACAGGGCGGCGCGGGGGTGGACGTGGCGATCATGGGCATGTGGCAGACTCCTTACGGATCACAGGATAGGAACAGACGCCTCCCACGACTCTGACAGGCGGCGGCGCCCAGCGCCCGTGAAGGCGTGCGCGTGCAGGGCGGCGCGGCCGGGGTACGCTGGGCGGCATGTTCCGCCGCGACCCGGTCCGCGCCGCCCTGCAGGACCTGGGCGGCGTGCTGGACCGCGACCTGACGCAGCTGCGCCCGCTGCTGCGGGCCGCACTGCCGGGCGGGGGCGTGATCGCGGCGGCGCGTGACGGGCGGCAGGTGATCGTGCCGCTGAACCTGTCGCCGGGGTTGACCCGTGAGGACAGGCCGTTCGAACTGGCGAGCGTCAGCAAGCCGTTCACGGCGGCGCTGGCCGGAGAACTGGCACGTGCCGGGCGGCTGGACTGGCACGCGCCCCTGTCGGCGCTGGGCGGGCCGCTGCGGGGCGTGCCGCGCACAGTGACGGCGTGGCGACTGGCGACACACACGGCGGGCCTGCCGACCCACCCGGCGCGGGCGGCCCTGACGGTCCTGACCCGTTACCACGATCCCTACGGCGGCATGGACGCCCGCGCCGTTCTGGACAGCGTGCGCCGCTGGGCCGGGCCGCCCGGCCGGTTCCGGTACTCGAACCTGGGGGCGGGCGCGCTGGCGCTGGCCGGGGCAGTCGCGGCGGGCGAACCGTGCAGCGCCGCCGGGTACGGACAGGCGCTGCGGCGCTTCGTGACCGGCCCGCTGAACCTGACCGTCACGCTGGACCCGCCGCGCCTGTCCGGGCTGGCCGGGCCGCCCACGGGATTCGGGCCGCTGACCGGGGCGGGAGGCCTGTTCGCCTCGCCCGGCGCCCTACTGGCGTTCGCGCAGGCGCACCTGGACGGGCGACTGGGGGACCACTGGGTGGCGGCGCAGCGCCCGCCGGGCCGTCCGGCCGGGCTGGAGGTCACGGCCGGGTGGCTGGCGCGCGGCCCGCTGCGCTGGCATGACGGCGTGGCCCGGCACGCCCGCGCGGGACTGGCCTTTCACGCCGGGACGGGCGCGGCCACGGCGATCCTGGCACGGGGCGGCGAGCCGCTGCTGGGCCGCCGCGCGCCCCTGACGCACCTCTTGCTGCGCCTGCTGGAGTGACGGCAGACTTCAGAGGCCCCGGGGGTCTGCCCCGGAGCCTCTGAACGAGCAGCCGACAGCGGTGTTCAGGGCGTGGGGACGACCCAGGTGACGCTGCGGGCGTCCTGCAGCGCGACGGGCAGGGTGACGCTGCGCCAGTTGCCGTTCTGCAGGCCCAGCAGGGTGTCGTGGCGGCGCAGGGCATTGCCGGTCAGGGTGTACAGGAACCCGTCGGGGGTGATGGTCAGGTCGCGCAGGTCCGTGACGTTCTCGACGGTGGCGGCGGTCGCAGCGCGGCCGTCCCACAGGCGCAGCGGTTCGCTGCCGTTGCCGGACAGCGCGGCGTCGCGCCACGCGGCCAGCAGGTTCTGGTTGCCGCCGGTCCACAGGTGGTCGAAACGGGTCGCGCCGAGCGCCGAGCGGGTGGTGGTCGCGTCCGGCAGTCCGGCGGGCGCGAGGCTCTGCACGCCGGTGTCGGTCGCGGCGATCAGGGTGCCGCCCAGATTGGCGAGGTCGCGGATGGCGGGCGAGGCCTGCGGGAGGCTGACCTCGGCGACCGGATCCCCGGCCGTGACGGGCGCGGCGCGCAGGACCTCGCTGCCGCCGCCCAGGCGGGCGCGGGCGACGATTCCCACGTCCCCCTGCACGGCGAGGCGGGTGGGGGGCGTGTCCGCGCCGGGCGCCGTGACGAGCGCGCCGGGCAGCGCGGCCGTCCAGACGAGCGCGCCCGACTGGTACAGCGCGAGGTTCTGCACGCCGCCGCAGTCGCTGAGGATCAGCAGGCGGTCACGGGCGGCGTTCTGCGCGGATTGCAGGTTGCAGCGGGGTGTGAACGTGGGGTTGGGGTAGGGGCGCGGGTCGCTCAGGTCGGGCGCGCGGCTCTCCACGCCGTCCCGGCGGGTCAGCAGCAGGCGCTGGCCGTTGGCGGGCGTGGCGAGGCTCACGCCGCCCGTGACGGTCACGCGCGCCTGTTCCGGGGCGGTCACCACTCCGTTCGTGTCGGTGGGCGTGACGGCGCGCAGGACGGTGCCGCCGTCGCTCAGGATGGCCAGGGTCAGGGGAACGCCGGCCTCCTCGGTGCCGGTGCAGGCGCTCAGCAGGGTGGTTAGCAGGGTGGTCAGCAGGGCCGCGCCCAGCAACGCGGCAGGCCGCAGCGGGGTGGGCCGCCCCGTGAGGCGGGCGCGGGCAGTGGGAACACGGAAGGGGAAACGCTGGAACATGGGGGGCACCTCGGGCAGGAGCGGATCAGGGACTGACGAGCGGCACGCTGACGTTGCCGTCGGTCAGGTCGAACAGCGGGTAGAAGCTCTGCCCCGGCAGGCCCACCGCGACGCGGTAGCGGCGCAGGCCCAGGTCCGCCTCGGCCTGCAGCGCCCAGCAGCAGCGGTCGATGGTCAGGCCGATCACCGGGGAGAGCGGCGCCGGGTTCTGCCGCACGCCGTCCAGCCACGTGAAGGTCTGGCGCAGGCTGCCGCTCAGGTACGCGCCGGGCGCCTGCCCGCTGCGCCCGATGCCCACGCTGAGCCGCACGGGATCCAGGGTCAGCGTGTCGGTGGCGCGGTCGTCCGGGAAGGTGCCGCTGCGGGTGCGGGTGTACGCGGCCCGCCCGGCCAGCGCGGCGCGCGTGCCGAACAGCCAGGAGGCGTCCAGGCTGGCGCGGCTCAGTTCGGTGCGCGGCTGGTCCAGGCCCGGCGTGTTCAGCGCGGCGCCCAGGGCGAGTCGCTGACCGGGGCGGGTGGCGGTCAGGCTGCCGCTCAGGGCCGGGCGCGTGAACCCGCCGCGCACGAGGTCGTACGCGCCGCCGTACGTGACGTTCCAGTTCGTGGCGCTGCCCTGCACCGTCCCGACGCTGAAGCTGAGGGTGCCGCTGTCCTGCGCGGTGGCCGGGCGGTTGAGCAGCAGGCTGTGCGCGCTGCTCAGGCGGTACGCGCCGCGCCAGGTCAGGCTGGTCTCGCCGATCAGCTGCGCGGCCCCGCTCTGGTCGGCCGTGCGGGGCAGCAGGCGCTGGCTGCCGC
The DNA window shown above is from Deinococcus sp. LM3 and carries:
- a CDS encoding serine hydrolase domain-containing protein, with product MFRRDPVRAALQDLGGVLDRDLTQLRPLLRAALPGGGVIAAARDGRQVIVPLNLSPGLTREDRPFELASVSKPFTAALAGELARAGRLDWHAPLSALGGPLRGVPRTVTAWRLATHTAGLPTHPARAALTVLTRYHDPYGGMDARAVLDSVRRWAGPPGRFRYSNLGAGALALAGAVAAGEPCSAAGYGQALRRFVTGPLNLTVTLDPPRLSGLAGPPTGFGPLTGAGGLFASPGALLAFAQAHLDGRLGDHWVAAQRPPGRPAGLEVTAGWLARGPLRWHDGVARHARAGLAFHAGTGAATAILARGGEPLLGRRAPLTHLLLRLLE